A genomic region of Elaeis guineensis isolate ETL-2024a chromosome 9, EG11, whole genome shotgun sequence contains the following coding sequences:
- the LOC105051359 gene encoding uncharacterized protein isoform X1, with protein sequence MRLMFAPPPGRYSYVSRSNPAHVFVCIPLRRGSPIVPAWAAAKGASGFMMQRSGTPWRPSVHDFVRTLQPKRITSSIRPPLAAMTHACLAHSGFLPARKNFEGYIARTCTAPSSQVSQPLSPMILSTPSSLVVSAHLTSTDAPQRSEEWFALRKDKLTTSTFSTALGFWKGNRRSVLWYEKVFAPEAISLEAAAKAAMNWGVLQEPAAIEQYKSITGRDVGLLGFAIHADASYGWLGASPDGLLGCHPDGGILEVKCPYNKGKPELGLPWQAMPYYYMPQVQGQMEIMDRDWVDLYCWTPNGSSLFRVFRDRAYWELMHGVLRDFWWGSVVPAREALLMGREADAKAYEPKQKHELTGLMIGRSRKLAAEARLLCRDIGGHVEFFR encoded by the exons ATGAGGTTAATGTTTGCTCCTCCGCCCGGGAGGTATTCGTACGTATCTCGATCCAACCCCGCTCATGTGTTTGTTTGTATTCCCCTTCGACGAGGGTCCCCTATTGTTCCCGCTTGGGCTGCGGCCAAGGGTGCCTCCGGGTTTATGATGCAGCGGTCGGGCACTCCGTGGCGTCCCTCAG TGCATGATTTTGTTAGGACCCTCCAACCAAAACGAATAACCAGCAGCATTAGACCACCCCTAGCTGCAATGACACATGCATGCCTTGCCCATTCTGGATTTCTACCGGCAAGAAAGAACTTCGAAGGTTACATTGCTCGAACCTGCACCGCACCATCATCACAGGTATCCCAACCATTATCCCCAATGATCCTCTCCACTCCCTCATCCCTGGTCGTGTCAGCCCATCTCACCTCTACTGATGCACCCCAACGGTCAGAAGAGTGGTTTGCCCTGCGCAAGGACAAGCTAACCACAAGTACCTTCAGCACTGCCTTGGGCTTCTGGAAGGGCAATCGTCGGTCTGTTCTATGGTATGAGAAAGTGTTTGCACCAGAGGCCATCAGTCTTGAGGCGGCAGCCAAGGCTGCAATGAACTGGGGTGTGCTTCaggagcctgcagccattgagcAGTACAAGAGCATCACCGGCCGAGACGTGGGTTTATTGGGCTTTGCAATCCATGCAGATGCCAGCTATGGGTGGCTTGGTGCCTCACCTGATGGCCTCCTTGGATGCCATCCTGATGGTGGGATTCTTGAGGTAAAATGCCCCTATAACAAGGGGAAACCTGAGCTTGGGCTGCCATGGCAAGCCATGCCATACTACTACATGCCCCAAGTGCAAGGCCAGATGGAGATCATGGACAGAGACTGGGTTGATCTCTATTGCTGGACTCCCAATGGGAGCAGCCTATTTCGGGTGTTTCGTGACCGTGCCTATTGGGAGCTGATGCATGGAGTTCTTCGTGATTTTTGGTGGGGGAGTGTGGTCCCAGCAAGGGAGGCATTGTTGATGGGCAGGGAAGCAGATGCCAAAGCCTATGAACCAAAACAAAAGCATGAGCTGACAGGTTTGATGATTGGCAGGAGTAGGAAATTGGCTGCAGAGGCAAGGTTGTTGTGCAGGGATATTGGTGGTCATGTAGAGTTCTTCAGGTGA
- the LOC105051359 gene encoding uncharacterized protein isoform X2, translated as MTHACLAHSGFLPARKNFEGYIARTCTAPSSQVSQPLSPMILSTPSSLVVSAHLTSTDAPQRSEEWFALRKDKLTTSTFSTALGFWKGNRRSVLWYEKVFAPEAISLEAAAKAAMNWGVLQEPAAIEQYKSITGRDVGLLGFAIHADASYGWLGASPDGLLGCHPDGGILEVKCPYNKGKPELGLPWQAMPYYYMPQVQGQMEIMDRDWVDLYCWTPNGSSLFRVFRDRAYWELMHGVLRDFWWGSVVPAREALLMGREADAKAYEPKQKHELTGLMIGRSRKLAAEARLLCRDIGGHVEFFR; from the coding sequence ATGACACATGCATGCCTTGCCCATTCTGGATTTCTACCGGCAAGAAAGAACTTCGAAGGTTACATTGCTCGAACCTGCACCGCACCATCATCACAGGTATCCCAACCATTATCCCCAATGATCCTCTCCACTCCCTCATCCCTGGTCGTGTCAGCCCATCTCACCTCTACTGATGCACCCCAACGGTCAGAAGAGTGGTTTGCCCTGCGCAAGGACAAGCTAACCACAAGTACCTTCAGCACTGCCTTGGGCTTCTGGAAGGGCAATCGTCGGTCTGTTCTATGGTATGAGAAAGTGTTTGCACCAGAGGCCATCAGTCTTGAGGCGGCAGCCAAGGCTGCAATGAACTGGGGTGTGCTTCaggagcctgcagccattgagcAGTACAAGAGCATCACCGGCCGAGACGTGGGTTTATTGGGCTTTGCAATCCATGCAGATGCCAGCTATGGGTGGCTTGGTGCCTCACCTGATGGCCTCCTTGGATGCCATCCTGATGGTGGGATTCTTGAGGTAAAATGCCCCTATAACAAGGGGAAACCTGAGCTTGGGCTGCCATGGCAAGCCATGCCATACTACTACATGCCCCAAGTGCAAGGCCAGATGGAGATCATGGACAGAGACTGGGTTGATCTCTATTGCTGGACTCCCAATGGGAGCAGCCTATTTCGGGTGTTTCGTGACCGTGCCTATTGGGAGCTGATGCATGGAGTTCTTCGTGATTTTTGGTGGGGGAGTGTGGTCCCAGCAAGGGAGGCATTGTTGATGGGCAGGGAAGCAGATGCCAAAGCCTATGAACCAAAACAAAAGCATGAGCTGACAGGTTTGATGATTGGCAGGAGTAGGAAATTGGCTGCAGAGGCAAGGTTGTTGTGCAGGGATATTGGTGGTCATGTAGAGTTCTTCAGGTGA